In Capsicum annuum cultivar UCD-10X-F1 chromosome 8, UCD10Xv1.1, whole genome shotgun sequence, the genomic window GAAGCAAGTAGGAGGACCAACAGCAAGAAGATTCTCAATGATTAACATATCATTCACTATGAAATTTTGTtgatattaattcttttttttagtaCACATGACGTAAATTCTACACAAAAATAATAGTATGTGATTTTCACGAGCATTACAAATCGCAACAAATATTGATTAATTTGTGTAGGTAAAGATACTAtgagagaatatatatatatatatatatatatatatatcaaataactttAGTGTGACTAATTTATTTACGATGACTTGCTTTATAAATTGCAAAGGTTAATTAAGATAAGTtaaaaattcttgaagattatttAAGTGCTTATATGTAAGTTCTTACTTCACCTTCACAAATAGATATATTTAAGGATGAAAACTTCAGAAATTTTAACATATCATCCATCaggtttctaattttttatgttattatataCCGGGTAAAATGAAAAAAGAGTTCAAGAAAATACAAGCCCTAACAATAAATGATTATATCTTCTATTATCAATAAATAACCATAATGTGATTTATAGTTAATCTAAATATAAACTGTGAACTCAAAAAAAtcatatctataaataaaatttatttgttgTATTGTTCTTCTATAATTAAGTCAATACATAGAAATATGATAAGACCACAATCAAAATCTtaatagataaaattaattaCAAACAATACTGATAAATTCAAATAATAGTAAATATaatcttaagaaataaaataaaaattaatagatatattaaaattattttaacgTTCGGTCATAATCAATATTTAGGACTCCATTTTTTTTACATTACTTTTAAAGcttaaaattaaactttaaatgaAAATTCTAATTCGAAGTGGTTATAACTTCTcaattttaaccttattaatttcAAAATGATATACATTAActattcaagtaaaaaaattgatttaaaatttgaatcctTAACTAATTAAACAAAACAGAAAATCAATAATATTCTAAACGAACCATTTAAgcccatatttttttattttaaaaaattattattaagacATAGTTaatatcctttttttttattttgagttttaaaaatttaaatagagtGATTAAATTGTTTCATaatctatctatttttttaaaaataaaatataattttcatccAAACATTTAAGGTTCAGTTACACCTTTTATGATACTAACAAAAACACGTGTGTTTTGAAATAATGAGCAAACTAAATCAAACCaaatctaaaaattctaaaataaactatccCAACAACAACTCCCCACTAACACCCCAAAATTGCGTTGCACGTTCCCTATTTCACGATTCACATTTTGGATTTTTCCCCcaaataatccaaatataattaaaaaaaaagtaactatttttttcttaaaagataCTACTTACTCAatgaaatatttatcaaattatttaggAAAAGAGtactaattaataaaaaataaatttaaccttcaaaatttAATGTTTAGCATAAAAAAAAATCCTTGAAATTTAGTGTTTTCAAGAAGTGGGAGTTAATATTCTTATTTTAGTTTAGAAAAATATCTTTATTAAAAGAAATCTCATAATGAAATATTGCATAAGGAAATTATCGTTCCCATTCAATATTTAGAGAGATATATTTCTCAAACATTCAAtgctggggggggggggtatgattgactctattattattttaaatttcatattttaggtattttcataaattcaagcaggtcaattttagattttataaAGATTATACACTGTTCACAAAACAAAAATGTTTCTTTCAACCTTTATCCTATACCCTCTCTATTATTGAATATTCTATTACTTTCTTTTACTGACGAAATTcactattaaataaaaatatttgtatcaTAATTCAATTAGCCTTGACATTAAATtaccaaatcaaaatttaattagcCTACtgcaacaaaaaaataatttttgcataAATACCAGCTACACATACCATACAAAAGGTTATTATGCAATAAGAATAATccaaaaaatgaaatacaatattCCTAATATGTCGTACAtgattcatatacatatatttctattatctctcttctttcttttttcttcacaatgCTTAAGTTCATCTTCTGCCAAAATTATGATAACAAGTAATTTTAGTTTTCCActcttaagaaaaatattttttgaagaaaaCAGAGGTGTTTGATTCAATAAAAAGTTTTTTTATGCAGCAGTTAAagtaatttatctattttttaaatataaaagttACAGATTCAACCTacagatatataattagtttattaaaaaaTGCTTTATTAGTATTAAAACAATAATTACATCTTTCATACAAgatattttaatacttaaatttGAAACTTATAATCGGATATAAAAGTTAAAgataagaaattttttattgtttttgtaatataatacgaaagaaaaatatacaaccactttgaatataaaataaagaaaaaaacattgTTATTCCCTTTAACtataacaaaaatagtgaagaaggaaaaataagacaaaaatctGATAAAAAAAGGACACGTATCTCTTTTTAATTGGATATTTTATAATTAGTTAGTACACATAATTATAAAGAttaaaacttatatatatatatatatatatatatatatatatatatatatatatatatataattattttcctttttttatttttggaaattaTTTCCCTCttcatttttaaacttttatatttttttaccttttctatttcattaatttttttatcttttcaaatttaaaagattgaaaaattacattcttttaaagaaaaaaaatataaaaattcttttgttttaatatatttttatttgatttgcttCACTTTCATTTTGTATTCGTATGAAGTTAGCTTATGTTAAATATAAAGcatttaaatgaaatttgaaatcaaattcaaaggaaaggtaaagaaaattaaaaaaataaataaataagtaatcaAATAATAAGAAGGtaaacaattaaaataattatgtgcatttttgagaaaaatttaaataaaaaaatatcaaggaaagtgaaaattaaaaaaaaaattgtgtgtatttgagaatattaatacaagaaaaaaaatgacaagagaaaattaaaaaaattacgtgtatttgtgaaaatattcaATACAAGATAAAGAGAAGTAAAAAAGTACATGTATTTGAGAAAGTTTTAATAAAggccaagaaaaaaaaattacatgtattgacttattttaaatataagacaaaaaaaataagaattaataagtaaaaaaactttttttaaaaatatttatatacgTAGCGGCACGTTTATAGCACCACAACTAATTGAATTGAGTTGTGATGTCACATCTATTCTGAATAACGTATTTAttatactttaaaatatttcaaagagaAAATTGGACTTCCTTTAAGTTGAAATGTGTCGCATCAACTTTCGCTATAATTCAAAGGAGAACCTGTGTCTTTTCTCCATAAAATAGCATGAAGCAATAAgatatataattaagaaaatgaaaaagacatCAGCAATAGGGATAAATGTATGATACATTTATTtccttcaaataaaataaaattaatattttataaaatattatgatcttatgtattttaaaactataattaaatgatgatttcaaaaaaataaaaaagtcaaaatcattGTGAAGTAGCAATCATtgtcaaaaagtaaaaaattctagatttttcaaatcttcttaaaaaatcCCTAAACTAATGAAAGAATTATTAGTTGTCATTAGTTTTGATGACTTCTAGTAAGAGCAATATTTCTAatgctcttcacacttttaatatagaagttatatttatatttataggcattgtataagaaaataatatcatatacgtgctttgcacgtgtatcctatgttaattaataaaattatacaatttttttttttcatattttaccatATAAAACTATACATTAATTAATATATGGATAAGGACTTTTGGAATTGTGGTGTAGTAAATGATGTATAAATTTAatggattattttttatgaatgccacaacaacaacatattcaatgtAAAGTGGAGTCGGAAGAAATTAAAGTGTACATAAATTTTATTCCTATATCCACGatatagagaggttatttcccaTAGATCCTCAGTTCTAAACTGTACGATCAATtatctaattttctttttatcttaATTATTGTCCTCAATAATCTTTTGTTTAAGTTGAATCTACATCATATCCACTCCATATACTACATAGTCAATCCAGCTATCGCTCTATAGAACTCGACTTTAAAGTTTAATAGCACTTTAAATAGAATAAATACAAGTGTCCATAAATAAAGACTCACACCATCCTACGTGAATTGTATTAATGAGAATTATATTGGCGTGGTACCATTGAAAAATAATTACTATAACAGTAACCTATAGGAATGCTATGTTTAAAATTGTATTGGTGGTAATGATATTgttaattcaaaaagaaatataTGTAATGTTACAATAATGTTTGATATTAAGTTACCTCATGAAGAGAATATTTAGAACCTGTTAGACCCTAAAAAAAGTTACatgtttttttgtaaaaaaaattcactttatttGAAACTCACTGTTAGACGAtgaaaaattcaaatacaaaattaGAAAGATCAaactaaattaataataaaattaattaataaaaaataataattaaaaactaaaccTATTTTTTCTGTCTGTAACCCACGGTAATTTGGGTTTATTGTGAATGTCCACATAtatatcttaatttatttttaaaaaattgtgtcAAATTATTCATTTAAAGAATCCACAAAattattcatttaaaaaagaattggagggaggtgattaaacATGATATGGAacaattacagcttacagaggacatgacccttgatagaaaggtgtggacaGGGGCGGATCTATTCATTGCCGTGGGGGTGGCACACCATCCGCAAACTTCGACGGAAACTCTCTCTCTATAGGTATATATACACtgatatattcaaataataaatctGCCACCCACAATAATAAAGTGGTATCTAGAGCAAGTGGTAGAGTTGTGTTTTGAAGGGCCCAAAGGTCGCGGGTTGGACCTCTGTTGGCAGCATtacttttttaatcaatttttgttGGCTGTTAAGTTATTTTACTAAATAACATCAAACTTCAAACAATTGTTAGGCCTTGGGACCAAAATAACGAAAATAAAAGACAGGCTCAGCCACATACAAATGACCCGAAAGAGTGTAATAACATTACACACTATTTTCAATTAGCTTTCCATTTTCCACATCAGTCCCAAGACCATTCTTTTGTgaattattcttgttcttgcTCCTCTTTGTTCATCAATCATTCCtagccaagaatcttctttgcaaAAAGGTAAgatcttattatttcttttcttgaagcaAATTGTAAAATTTTGTAAGGGAGCAATCGTACAGCTCAAGCACATGTTGCTAATTAAGTTgacttaattaaataattaattattattttaacttttttttaatttcattagttgttaaaaataatttaatctctCTCATTCATACTTTGGTAATATATTCAAACACTTATCAATTATTATATATCAATTCTAAACTTTGGCCAAAAAGATTGACACTTAATACAAAAATGTAGGGAAAGACAAAAATTAGTGTGATCAATATTTAAATGATTGTTTAGTATGTTACATAGAGTGTGATGTATTTGCAAATGTAAGTAATGATGTCATCATTGATcgttttcagaatatgaaaactcGTCGTGGGCAATTGTAAAGAATTAtggatattatgatattagtaatattattaaaagtttaagtttggtcattttattactattcttttattattgattgatttgttAATTGTCCTATAGATCGGAAAGATAAATAATCCAATTGAATTATCGATAAGTTTACTTGGCACCCAGTGAGTTCggatcctggatccgcctctgggtgtggaggacgcggattagggtagagggttagggggtgagaGTGCGGAgatagtaataggggagtgctcctttgggcttggagtttctggttcgtagtcTTGTGGCTGTAGTTTGGGGCTAATGGTGTTAGCTTTTTTGCAttccgtactagtttattatgcacttatcttttgtgtttattatacggtttagtttgttttgtgtaccatactagtttatatgcgccTACTTTTTGCATTTGTTATGCTGTTATTGgccctaagccgggggtctatcggaaacagcctctctgcttctcttgaggtagtggtatggtctgcgtacactctactctcctcagaccccactaggtgggaatacactgggtatgttgttgttattattgtaaaAGAATCTACAaaatacacgtgcaacacacgtacactaatctaatttaagaaaatacacATATCCGTCTAAATAAATGTTTTGGTTCAGATATGCTTACATATTTTTTGGGCAATTTTTTCATTACATGATATTTTAttaagactaaaataaaaaatattttaatacattttacatgtttttaattttaaaccataaaatttaagtgtcattttaatttttaaactttatatcAAGTTAAAACTAGACAAATAGATTAAAATggattaaatataaattataattatattataaatgtttttatgaatatgtaataaattttatccaaaaatcaacttttcaaattttatcatCGTAGCCCAAATTGCCGCAATCTTTTCATGACATAGAAAATGTTACATTTGAGGGAATACTGAGCTTGTATGGATagaattaaaaaatagttttttagcctacgtgattaaaagtttaaaataaatgcTTATAAATTAAGTAGATAAGTGTTTGAATAGAAGTACTCAAACcaaaaaaagttgttgatatgtttgataaagaagtgatgttaaacacttttttattgttaaaatagcttaaatgtccttaaagttgttaatatcataaataagttgaattatttaatttttaattctaagaTAAAATTTTTGAGCAAACCTCCGATGCAATGATGAATTCggtgaaaagaaagaagaaagaacaagaaagcgacaaagagaaaaagaaagaaaatctatATATTTAATGGCTACAAATTTAGAATATTGATGaaattggaggaaaaaaaaaaagaataaaaaggtaaatattttggtcaatttttttaaaaaattaatctaaaaagaaaaaaattgagagtACATACCTTTtgctttttctaaaataattttaacttttttaatacacttttaaattttataaaatacttaaaaaaaaaaataaaaaaaataatttgattaaattttaattctataAAACTGGCTCATTATATCCTCACTAGATATCGAAGGCCCGTGCTAGCAcggcccaatatatgttattttttagtctcaatttatatgatacaaataaaattttgataattaattatattttaaatattttttagatattttaagttgttagctattgtaatttataatagttttttgtcattgtaatttactattttaagttgttggccattataatttataatactctccttatccaaaattttgtagcattgatagtctattatatttttagaataatttaagtttttaattattgaaatttataatactttttcttctatttcaatttaagtgacactgatataatttcaagagtcaatcaaatatcatgaTTGAAGTCGCGAAGTAGATATgtcttaaataactcataataacttattagaggtgatacaataaaattactataaaaaataattgtgaaaaaaatttaagtgggcctcatataagatgtcaagttgatttaaaacatcaataattaatttatcttttttttgtttattttattttttattaaatattttttttaatatttagatgactcataataattaattagggatacaacaacaacaacatacctaatgtaataattaattagggataaaatagtaaaattacagttgaaacaactgaagcaaacatgttataaatgtttattttacttctttttatcaaatatcattaattttttaatacgtaaatgacatataataattaattaggaaataacttattagaagtggtataacaaaattaatataaaaaatagttgtgaaaaaaatttagacaGGCCTTACATAagttgtcaagttaatttaaaacttcaatagtttgtttatcatttttttgtttattttattttttattaaatatttttaatttttttaatacttaaatgacttatagtaattaattagggatgaaataataaaattacgattgaaacaattgaaacagacatgtcataaatatatattttattttttgttaaatattattaatttttaatacttaaatgacatataataattaattaggagtgatatagtaaaatcatggattaatatttaaatgacctatagtaattaattaggaataaaataataaaattatggttgaagcaaacatatcataaatgtctatttatattttttaaaaatattattaattttttaatacataaataatatataaataataattaataaaaaataatataataaaattacggaccGGCTCCTGTAACCCTTCATATCTATATCTTTCGGTCTACATGATACCACCAGGCGTGACTTGACATTACTTGGGAAAAAATTCACCAACCACTGTATCCagtctaaaatattaaaaaatacatgTCACAAAAGTCAGGAATAGCGTTAAAAGCCGCCACCTCCTTTTTCTCTATTCAATTAATTTGATCGGTAttgacttaaaaattaattttacaaatttttaaattttataatcttaaataaaaaatatgtaaaacaaattaaaatatctttaacTTTATGTTCTAAAACATATGACGTCAAAAATTAAGATGAAAGAGGTTGCCGAATAAAGAGAgatgtttttgttttgaaatgaactaaaaataaataaataaattgaaatagagaaagtaatattttaaaccaaaatttcaGAATGATATTATATAATTAAGATTAATGTAAAAGCAAATTTTTTTTAGcaacttttcaattttaattttctacgtaacaagattcaaaaatattaattattttctcaaACTTCATATAGATAAATATTAGTCacaataatatctataatttatatagatcgtaaagtttataaaatttaatttaatttttaaatttgtgtCTGATTAAATATTGTCACAAAAATTAAAGCAGATGAgcaattaatgaaaataaataaaataacaagctAAGAGccgccactaaaaattaaacattaCCTGTCGGCGTACTCCACTGTATTTTATTTCATGGATAAGACAGGAATCACCCTCCTTACCTATATATACCTTTTACATTACCACCTTGCATCCCATCACCAAAATGAGGCTTAGTGAATTCTCAGTTTTCTCATTACTCTTTGCTGTCCTATTGTTGGCTGTCTCGGCAGAACAATGTGGTTCTCAGGCAGGAGGTGCACTTTGTGCCCAGGGATTATGTTGTAGCAAATTTGGTTGGTGTGGCAACACCAATGACTATTGTGGTGCTGGAAATTGCCAGAGCCAGTGTCCCGGCGATTCCGGTCCTACTGGAGACCTCGGCAGCATCATTTCAAATTCCATGTTTGATGAGATGCTTAAGCATCGCAACGATAATGCTTGTCAAGGAAAGAACAATTTCTACAGTTACAATGCTTTCATCACTGCTGCAAAGTCTTTTCCTGGCTTTGGCACCACTGGTGATACCGCTGTCCGAAAAAGGGAAATTGCTGCTTTCTTTGCCCAAACCTCCCATGAAACTACTGGTACGTGGGTTAGAATTTAGTGGATTCAACTATCAGATCATTGAGccatatataataatttcataataatGTTACGAAGCAATAATGTCATGTCAATTGATATCTTAAATCATGTACTCCTTGATAGGAGGATGGCCTACAGCACCAGATGGACCATACGCATGGGGTTACTGCTTCCTTAGAGAACAAGGTAGTCCGGGCGACTACTGTTCACCAAGTGGCCAATGGCCTTGTGCGCCTGGTAGAAAATATTTCGGACGAGGCCCCATCCAAATTTCATAGTAATCTCCTATACATTCACATTCATTTTCAAATTATATAGTCATGGAGCTCGACAAAAGTTTCTTTCTTGTGCAGACAGATTATTTGTTACGATAAGTTAAAATACACTAacagtattaaaaaaaaaattatagttaaatACCGAATTCTAACAGTATTATCATTACACATACATGTTAAATTCTAAATCCTACAGGGGAGAACTCTTATCCATTGTTTTAAAAGGCAGTTTCGGGGGTCGCCTCGGAGCTCGTCCCAGGGCAAGGCATTGACAAAACGCCTTAGAGGCATAGGAGTAGGGCTTAGTCCAGTGAGGCTTACGCCTTAAGCGCCCGATTGTACGTCCTAATCACGCTAAATGCCCAACACTTCGGGTTTAAATAACAAGTCATTGTATTGCATATTTACTATTTGAAAGCACCATGATGGTAAATATCATTTggcatttctttttaaaatacttaattaGCCAAATTTTTACATCTTCACTTATCATTGGTCTTCATATTATTGTCATACgtctaaaaattattatatttaatcatatgtCATAGATCTCAAAATAATCGTTATTTAAAATGGTAACTATCACGAAATATTAAATCCTCATTCTAATCTAGGTAGTCATCCACTTCAAATCGAATAGTAagtaaattattgtgttttattaTCTCAAAGTTACCACGAGGGTACTAATAAAGTTTATTGCTTATTTTGTTTTAGGAATGAAAATAGCAAAGTACTTTgtaatatattttacaaaaatgtaattcttttattatttgcaAGTTGAGATGTTAGAGTTGATTTGCATGTCATAGTTGCTATTATAACATTTCTTTATTTATACTTGTAAAATTATATtagaagttttattttttattaatttgtttaaTCATGTTTCTAATTGTTCATAATCTTTGCTTCATAACCTTATTTTActgtattataaattaaaattttaaaaatcaatgagGCTCCGTCGCCTCGCCCCTGGTAACTAAAACGTCCCGCCTTTTAAAACACTGCTCTTACCACACTGCCACACTGTTAAGTGTCCTGATTTTTGACAGATTAACAGAAAGGAAAAATCTTCTTGTCCTACTTTTTAATGTGAAGAATTGTATGGTTTCTTTACGTGTATTTGACATTATAACAGCAACTACAACTATGGGCCATGTGGAAGAGCCATCGGAGTTGACCTCTTAAACAATCCTGATTTAGTTGCCACGGACTCAGTCATCTCATTCAAATCAGCCATTTGGTTTTGGATGACCCCTCAATCACCAAAGCCTTCTTGCCACGATGTCATAACCGGAAGATGGCAACCATCCAGTGCTGACCGAGCAGCCAATCGCCTCCCTGGATTCGGtgtcatcacaaatatcatcaatgGTGGTCTAGAATGTGGTCATGGAAATGACAACAGGGTACAGGACCGGATTGGGTTTTACAGGAGGTATTGCGGAATTCTTGGAGTTAGCCCTGGCGACAATCTTGATTGCGGCAATCAGAGGTCTTTTGGAAACGGACTCTTGGTTGATATTATGTAACAACTTCCTCACCTATTTTGTTGTGTTCTCTTGCAATGCAGGGGACAGCTATAAATATACTTATGTATTGTGATTTCTGTGAATTGTATTCTAATCTGATGGAACCACGTCTTTTATAATAAACAAAGAGTTTTGTCCACGACAGTGGATGGCTCTTCTGCTATACTAGCGAGGGATGTTAATGAACATTATGAAGCTGGTTAACCGATTAAGCCATTTCAAAGCATTTTACTTATAATTTAACCTTATTATAATAGGTTAGTAACATTTTCTAAAGATTATCAAGCGATTGCTTTAGTGTATTCAATTGTCTGTTTTCAATGAATATTATTAGATAGAGTCGCCGGTCGCTATctatttaggggtcgtttggtttgaaaatggttattcGAGATAACTAAGGGGAAAATGGTGGGATAACTAAAACCGGTTGgattaatccctccaaccaaacaaagaaaaatgtGTCGTTTTATTTTATTCCGgaataaccattttcaaatcaaaCGACCAGTAATCTGATTGTACAAATATAATATACATTGTTAATTCATACCACAACCTCCTCCTTTGTTTTATAATGGTGTTTGTgagtagagaactttgaattgAAAATTGGCGGCATGTGGGTGCTACAACAGTAGCTAGAAGGTGGAGGTACAATGGTCTTTGAAGGGAGAAATGACGATGTATTGGGTTGATTTAGGTGTACGACAACTTTAATTTATGACAAATGAAGAGGCTATTTATTCCATCATGTCAATTATCGTGTGCATTTCATATGTTAATGAatatcttgagccggggtctgTCGAAGACAGCCTCTCTACCTTAGTGTATGAATTGCGTATaatctaccctccctagacctcactatgtgggaatatagtgggtttgttgttgtatttcaaATGTTAatgaataatatataattgaCTAAAAGATATCAAAAGAATATGCCAAATCAAgttagtttttttctttcttcagaTCAAGTGAGATTTTTTTTCGGCTCCCAATTTTGTAATTACAGCCATTTAATCAAGAGAAATACATAAAGTCCCTCGATATTGTCcgattttttcaaaaagatatttaaaCTATACTTTCAACTTATTACCCCATAAAACAATttaaaagtgatataaatatCCATATTTCAGCCAACTTAAGTCACGCACCAATAAATGCTTGCCACGTGGTACACTTATTTAATATCCTAATATTTAttataactttaatttttaattttatttatttatacttcttttcctttatcttttctcctcctccttcttcttcttcatcaatccccattatttcttcttcaacctTGTCCATGGTTACCTTTGGCATAGCTATCATTACCATTGTTATATAACTTTACCTCCATTTTTCCTATCATCTAATCATTCTCAAAtgaaaatttaaatcaaaaaaatcaaaatctccatAAAAGTAACTATAAAGTTTGACCACTTATTAACcgaaaataattaatcaaaatgCTCTAATAAATGTGCTCAATACATAAGAAAACACACAGTAATTATATATTAGAGAAGAAATTTATCGAACAAAGAAGCAACAAAGAAGaacgaaaaaaaatataaagagagaAGCAAGAAGAACTTTATGGATCTTCTCAAGGAAGAAGATGAAAATTTGCGGAGATAAAGTTCTTCACTTCCACTATGTGTCTAATTCtcaaggaagaataga contains:
- the LOC107840225 gene encoding basic 30 kDa endochitinase precursor (The RefSeq protein has 2 substitutions compared to this genomic sequence) codes for the protein MRLSEFSFFSLLFAVLLLAVSAEQCGSQAGGALCAAGLCCSKFGWCGNTNDYCGAGNCQSQCPGDSGPTGDLGSIISNSMFDEMLKHRNDNACQGKNNFYSYNAFITAAKSFPGFGTTGDTAVRKREIAAFFAQTSHETTGGWPTAPDGPYAWGYCFLREQGSPGDYCSPSGQWPCAPGRKYFGRGPIQISYNYNYGPCGRAIGVDLLNNPDLVATDSVISFKSAIWFWMTPQSPKPSCHDVITGRWQPSSADRAANRLPGFGVITNIINGGLECGHGNDNRVQDRIGFYRRYCGILGVSPGDNLDCGNQRSFGNGLLVDIM